The following is a genomic window from Labeo rohita strain BAU-BD-2019 chromosome 11, IGBB_LRoh.1.0, whole genome shotgun sequence.
AAGGATATGTCATCATATTCTAGTATTCTAGCCTACATATGACATGCTTATAATCTAACACTGCTATTTATAATGCAAATCATTGATTAGCCAGGCAAAGTTAAATGACCACCTCATTAATTAAAGCAATCACACATTTCAAAGGTGTACAACAGGCTCATGGTAACATCaaggtgttttgagtggttgctaggttgttgctaaAGTAttatgggtggttgctaggctgtggTGGCTAAGGTTTTCTGTGTAGGCTACAAGAAATTATAGCAGGTTAAAGGGCTTGCATGTGTTTACATTTGAAGTATGTGATCTTCTTGAACAGCCTCAAGCAGCTTGTTTACAGTGAAAAATCACTCATGCCCTTAACGGTCAGACATCAGACACGTCCATGGTGTCATTTTCAGAAGGTTTGCCAGTTTCTCCATACCAGCCGCAGGAGCCATCGCTGTGTCTGATGCAGGCAGACTCATGAACTGGTTCTTCGCCCTCAAATGGCCATAAAGATGACCAGTTTGTCAGCATACATTCATTTTTTGTGCTGAGTTGACAGGACTTTTCAGTGCAGATAGAGATCTGTCAAGACCACAATTTCAGAgattagtataatataataaaatataaggtAACACTTAATAATTAATAAGTATACAATAACAACGTACTTATAGACAATTTACAAAGTAGTTAATTCATTTTAACATCATAAActgtagttaatacattaatagacACTATACAAAGAGTGAGTTCTTCTTTTATTGTCACTTTAATtaacactattattattattcatatgtAAAGTCATATGTAACTCATATGTAAAGAGTTAGATAATGCTTTGTTAACTTATTAACCGTAAATAGTTCTACCTTTAGATTATGCCATGGAACATGGGAAAAAGTCATATGTAGGGTCAGGTTTAGGAGATAGAATATACAGTTTGTatagtataaaaaccattacatctatgaagagtttgtgtgtgtgtccttaatgtatttgtatacaTGTTAAGGAACACTGAATATGAATGCTATTCAATGTTCCATAAAGATtggtttaaaacacaattaatgaCATTTTCCCATTTTCTGTAATCTAATCTGTTCACTCCTAATTACCAAATATTAGTGTTTTGTATTAGTATAATACACCATAtattagtataataatataatataatataatataatagtttattACCATGCAGTCACAGCCCATCAGATATCTGTATTTGAggttatttttttgcattaaggAGAGTCTGTCCCAGAGCTCAAGATAGTCGCACATTGAAACGAAGAATCCCTCAGGCGTGATGCTTCCTGTGAGGTAACAAACACACTATCAAaaatttcaatatcattttattttctttatgtgTGGACTTGAGGTCCACATATTGTTAGCCAGTGAATCACCCTCTCACACTGTTTAGGGGCAGATAAAATCGAATATGTAAGTTTATCTAAGTCAGCAAATGGTCAGAACTGCAGCTCATTTCCCATGTTTTCATATgcataatgcagtttaaatgcagcttcaaatggctctaaatgatcccagccgaggaagaatggtcttatctagcaaaacaatctgtcattttcgaaaacaaattgacatttacatactttttaacctccaacgcttgtcttgtctaagtctgcatgAAATTTCTCCAgttcaatacggtcaatacagttagggtacgtcgaaaAAAACCAATCGCGTTTTCTTCCCCAATttcaaaatcgttctacatcgcttcagaagtaccaacccggtgtttacaaagtgaacatgcaaagatgatcaaatgctcttaacaaaaatgataaaacatcaATGTAGGATGAAAGAAGAAGATTTCTTCTTCGGCTAGGGTTGTTTAAAGCctagaagttcaaacttggggggcaccgttgaagtccactatatggagaacattccttaaatgttttcttcaagaaacataatttcttatcagttgaggaaagaaacacatgaacatcttggttgacaagggggtgagtaaattatctgtaaatttttgttctggaagtgaacttctcctttaaaggccTAATTTgtgtattcctgtgatcaaataaatcaaagCAGGTGCGACTGAACAATATGTGTGTTctctttttatgtgaaatataatcagcatatttcacataaaaagagAACACACATATTGTTCAGTCGCACCTGctttgatttatttgatcacagcATGACTGATGTGCATTACCtacacaaattaataaatgcatgtcactttaacattttttttttttaatcattggtCAAAAATTGTCCACATCTGTCAAGTTCATTTTGCAATACAAACAGTTTTCACTGTAGTTGCTGGTAAAATGGAGGGCTTGTGTGATTGTTGTTGTATGGAGGTTTTAGAGTAGCGCTGTGGGGTTATTGGCCAGACAGTGTAAACACAGCTTGATTTTGGCCTTGCGGCTTGAGGtaaatgtgagataaaatgtgATAGTTTTTTCAAACATCATACATGCTTTTACCTGAAAGCAGATACTGTCCACTTCCCAGCCTGATCCCGCACATTGAAGACATCTCATTCGTGTAGACATGCTGAATTTcctttattttatcaaaaccCTTGAACACCTGCAAAAACAAGCCAAAAGAGTTTTTTAATACTTATGCTTTGTTTGACCAGACTATTGTTGTCCCACTAGCCAAGCTGGGTGCCAGAGTTGTAACTTAGGGCAAatagtctttcttttttttcctttttttaagttttttttttttttttttttcatctgcagTGCCTTGTCATATTTAGATATCCACACTGCCTTTATCAGTCTATGCTTTACCACATTATCTACCAGAACCCCAAAGAGACTGTAACTGTCTCCATTTCAATTATGGATTATTTGGACGTAAGGCCTAGTAATCATTTTCCCagcagaacatttatttaatctagtGTTTTAGCTCACCTTTATCACTTGGATTTCATATTGAATTTTCCCCATGCCCGGTATATGTTCATCGCTGTGTATGATCTTCTCCCCAGTTACCTCAGCTCGCATCACTGATCAGAAAGAAATCAGTTGTTATTGCCAGAGTGTGACTCTGGAAGCAATAAAGAAATCATTTCAATGAAATCAATTTCTATATTCTTCTAGAAACATACACTTTCACaggcatgtttttttatgtatatgcCTAATGGCCTTAGTCTCCTTATTCCTTAAGGTCAAAAACCATGTcaggaacattaagatttgACAGCaacttcagttttaaaaaacagattatGTGCTAAGCATAAAGGAGATGAGAGTGCACCTTACTGTCTACAGAACTGATTCCAGAATGTTCTTAATAACTCTTATTGACAGAAATGTCTTCATGGTGCCACCCCAACATACCTTAGCAATTCAGTAATTCAAGCAAATACATAGTAAAAAAAAGGACTCAATACATAGTCCAGCTAGAAATATCCTATGTGAACGTTACTGTAGCTGAAAAAGATTTGTGCAGACTGTGAACTTACTCCAAGTTAGCCTACATGCAGTTATCTACAAgagcttttaaaataaatcctgcTGCTTTGATCTGGCTTTAGCTG
Proteins encoded in this region:
- the timp4.1 gene encoding metalloproteinase inhibitor 4, translated to MSAAVTLALLFFLSVGLNEQVVEGCSCAPGHPQQLFCMSDIVMRAEVTGEKIIHSDEHIPGMGKIQYEIQVIKVFKGFDKIKEIQHVYTNEMSSMCGIRLGSGQYLLSGSITPEGFFVSMCDYLELWDRLSLMQKNNLKYRYLMGCDCMISICTEKSCQLSTKNECMLTNWSSLWPFEGEEPVHESACIRHSDGSCGWYGETGKPSENDTMDVSDV